Proteins encoded within one genomic window of Candidatus Binataceae bacterium:
- a CDS encoding dual specificity protein phosphatase family protein, protein MEGARPVRTVRSEDFAGAPTFCITAKMDWWTRRPEHDNRRAVRVYGRPSVSELRRELLIGEFPRVEDIPWLKQEFAVTAVHNLQDDLDLELHDLSESELARAYRECGIKMVRTPIQDGSADAMAAELAIALDALVGLLGAGERVYLHCNAGLNRAPTLAIAYLHAHCGMSLDEACAYVKARRACGPFMTILEDYFGPRDHKPQR, encoded by the coding sequence ATGGAAGGGGCGCGCCCCGTGCGCACAGTCCGTAGCGAGGACTTTGCGGGCGCACCCACTTTTTGCATTACTGCCAAGATGGACTGGTGGACCAGACGGCCCGAGCATGATAATCGCCGCGCAGTGCGCGTCTATGGCCGGCCCTCGGTGAGCGAGCTTCGCCGCGAGCTTTTGATCGGCGAATTCCCACGCGTCGAAGACATCCCCTGGCTCAAGCAGGAGTTCGCCGTAACCGCCGTGCACAACCTCCAGGACGACCTCGACCTGGAGCTCCACGACTTGAGCGAAAGCGAACTCGCGCGCGCCTATCGCGAGTGCGGGATCAAGATGGTGCGCACGCCGATCCAGGACGGCAGCGCGGACGCGATGGCGGCCGAGCTCGCCATCGCGCTCGACGCGTTGGTCGGACTGCTGGGCGCCGGCGAGCGCGTTTATCTGCACTGCAACGCGGGGCTCAACCGCGCGCCGACCCTTGCGATCGCGTACCTGCACGCGCACTGCGGGATGTCGCTCGACGAGGCCTGCGCCTACGTCAAGGCGCGACGCGCCTGCGGACCGTTCATGACCATCCTGGAGGACTATTTCGGACCGCGCGATCACAAACCCCAACGGTGA
- a CDS encoding AMP-binding protein — MSNSNGANAAGGRAAMPPLEQILRRRRILLTGATGFLGKVYLYLLLRWHPELDRIYLLIRGDRRLAQSRFRREILDSPVMGPLREHLGERFERYVEEKLAVVCGDITEPELVSEGEAPGRGELDAVVHCAGLVNFEASLEKSLAVNTTGVANVIEFCRKRGVALLHVSTCYAAGDADGHRYEDDKPIDWSPNGRRNFNLRREIRDALAAIARVEAESHDQARHADAPHAVADTEGDGAHDAHEAAAERWRKRWVEERLKEVGLARARRWGWPNTYSYSKSLGEQLVFAAARDGLRATVVRPSVIESALADPFPGWNQGVNTSAPLTYLSGRGYRFYPARSELVLDVLPVDLAAHAMIPILAALLIDRHKPIYQLCTSDVNPLPMRRLVELSALSNRREHRRVGGPMGRLAPHLEAVVVSQSTYDLVSRTLPALLKQGAGAARQLLGESSERARRLEQRIEQLSANTEMARGLVEVYRPYIQELVYTFHGSNIRALYKSLAPADAERHPYAPERIDWADYWINVHLPGLRRHIFGSLDLHTRGRPSAPARHRTLAELLERAAERYGSRPALVARHPSGERVTTTFRELRDGAHRAGLLLGMRGVKPGDRVLLIGENSPEWVLAYFSIIAAGAVAVPLDHLISPDELASICRIAAPSAALCSATVARRLDGALGQVVRGIVELEFAELTRPFVLKGRPQTPPAPERRTLASIVFTSGTTGAPKGVMLTQGNFAAEVAMLARVFSLEPTDVVLSLLPLHHTFEFTCGMLLPLALGATIVYPLGVDAASLARTLADVRPTALIGVPALWEAVHRRIVDGVEARGPFFHALFDRLRELNRGLDREWGLNLGGLLFRQAHTALGGRLRLAVSGGAALPQRIASFFNDIGIRLLEGYGLTEAAPVLSVARPDEALAPGSVGKPLNGVEIRLDSNGDGRLGEILARGPNVMAGYYRNQAATDEVLRDGWLRTGDLGRLDDEGRLYIVGRAKEVIVDSGGNNIYIDELEEAYGHSPYVKELAIVGLKVAQGEQAAALVVPAYARGESRRSVEDKLRAHFEKVGNGLSPHKRIRILRFTDAELPRTRTRKVRRSEVAAILERMLQSHAQERAAVSAEVEPWLAQALAQVSIGADTITPATRLIEDLGLDSLALAELAEHIAAHAGRELSPEELADLRTVDDLQRVVGQEKNRPRLPSYAKFAEPFTPALPGPLRRLGEAAFRSARRLAFDGWLRPRVLGAGNVPANRNFLVVANHASHLDFALVTYALGAAGRDLVVLAAKDYFFNTSARRFVFSNFTRLIPFDRERAQLDSLDDALAELAAGHSVLMFPEGTRSPDGAIHEFKSGAGYLALRSGCDVLPIRISGTHEVLGKGAIIPHRHPVEVRIGRVLSNAEVRALADNGEGAGAYRKLADAMRAAVLRLGERMPAEVARVGAARKPATSVNGAAAGAHPSGPAEAANADAAPQAPADTPQPNTGAHTLAEPRNGNRNRRGAARAGRRAKG; from the coding sequence ATGTCGAATAGCAACGGGGCCAACGCTGCGGGTGGGCGCGCGGCGATGCCGCCGCTGGAGCAGATTCTGCGCCGCCGGCGCATCCTGCTCACGGGCGCGACCGGCTTCCTCGGCAAGGTTTATCTCTACCTGCTGCTGCGCTGGCATCCGGAGCTCGACCGCATCTACCTGCTCATCCGCGGCGATCGCCGGCTCGCGCAAAGTCGCTTCCGGCGCGAAATCCTCGACTCGCCCGTGATGGGTCCGCTGCGCGAGCATCTCGGCGAGCGCTTCGAGCGCTACGTCGAGGAGAAGCTCGCGGTGGTCTGCGGCGACATCACGGAGCCCGAGCTGGTTTCCGAAGGCGAGGCGCCGGGACGCGGCGAGCTTGACGCGGTGGTGCACTGCGCGGGGCTGGTCAACTTCGAGGCGTCGCTGGAGAAGTCGCTGGCGGTCAACACCACCGGCGTCGCCAACGTGATCGAGTTCTGCCGCAAGCGCGGCGTGGCCCTGCTCCACGTCTCGACCTGCTACGCGGCGGGCGACGCCGACGGCCATCGCTACGAGGACGACAAACCGATCGACTGGAGCCCCAACGGGCGGCGCAACTTCAACCTGCGCCGCGAGATCCGCGATGCGCTCGCCGCGATCGCACGGGTCGAGGCCGAGTCGCACGACCAGGCGCGCCACGCCGACGCGCCGCACGCGGTTGCCGACACCGAGGGCGACGGCGCGCACGACGCCCACGAGGCCGCCGCCGAGCGCTGGCGCAAACGCTGGGTCGAGGAGCGGCTCAAGGAGGTCGGGCTTGCGCGCGCGCGGCGCTGGGGATGGCCCAACACCTACAGCTACAGCAAGAGCCTGGGCGAGCAGCTGGTGTTCGCCGCCGCGCGCGACGGGCTGCGCGCGACCGTGGTGCGCCCGTCGGTCATCGAAAGCGCCCTTGCGGACCCGTTTCCCGGATGGAACCAGGGAGTCAACACCAGCGCCCCGCTGACCTACCTCTCGGGGCGCGGCTATCGTTTCTATCCGGCCCGCAGCGAGTTGGTGCTCGACGTCCTCCCGGTCGATCTCGCGGCGCACGCGATGATCCCGATCCTCGCCGCCCTCCTGATCGACCGTCACAAGCCGATCTACCAGCTCTGCACGTCCGACGTGAACCCACTGCCGATGCGCCGGCTGGTTGAGCTGAGCGCGCTCAGCAACCGCCGCGAGCATCGCCGGGTAGGCGGCCCGATGGGCCGGCTGGCGCCGCATCTGGAGGCGGTGGTCGTATCGCAGAGCACCTACGACCTCGTCAGCCGCACGCTGCCCGCGCTGCTCAAGCAGGGCGCCGGCGCGGCGCGCCAGCTTTTGGGCGAAAGCTCCGAGCGCGCGCGCAGGTTGGAACAGCGAATCGAGCAGCTTAGCGCCAACACGGAGATGGCGCGCGGGCTGGTCGAGGTGTACCGCCCGTACATCCAGGAGCTGGTTTACACCTTCCACGGCAGCAACATCCGCGCGCTCTACAAGTCGCTGGCGCCGGCCGACGCCGAACGGCACCCCTACGCGCCCGAGCGGATCGACTGGGCCGACTACTGGATCAACGTACACCTGCCCGGACTGCGCCGGCACATCTTCGGCTCGCTCGACCTTCATACGCGCGGCCGCCCGAGCGCCCCGGCGCGCCATCGTACGCTGGCCGAACTGCTCGAGCGCGCGGCCGAGCGCTACGGCTCGCGCCCGGCGCTGGTCGCGCGCCATCCCTCGGGCGAGCGCGTCACCACCACCTTTCGCGAACTGCGCGACGGCGCGCATCGCGCCGGCCTCCTGCTCGGGATGCGCGGGGTCAAGCCAGGCGACCGTGTCCTGCTCATCGGGGAGAATTCGCCCGAGTGGGTGCTCGCGTATTTCTCGATTATCGCCGCAGGCGCGGTCGCGGTGCCGCTCGACCATCTGATCTCGCCCGACGAGCTGGCGTCGATCTGCCGGATCGCCGCGCCCAGCGCGGCGCTCTGCTCGGCGACCGTCGCCAGGCGCCTTGACGGCGCGCTCGGCCAGGTCGTGCGCGGGATCGTCGAGCTGGAATTCGCCGAGCTTACTCGACCGTTCGTACTCAAGGGGCGGCCGCAGACTCCGCCCGCGCCGGAGCGCAGAACGCTCGCCTCGATCGTTTTCACCTCGGGCACCACCGGGGCGCCCAAGGGCGTGATGCTGACGCAGGGGAACTTCGCGGCCGAGGTCGCGATGCTCGCGCGGGTGTTCTCGCTCGAGCCCACCGACGTCGTGCTCTCGCTGCTCCCGCTCCATCACACTTTCGAGTTCACCTGCGGGATGCTGCTTCCGCTGGCGCTCGGCGCCACCATCGTCTATCCGCTCGGCGTCGACGCGGCGAGCCTCGCGCGCACGCTGGCCGACGTACGGCCGACCGCGCTGATCGGCGTGCCCGCGCTGTGGGAGGCGGTCCATCGCCGCATCGTCGACGGCGTGGAGGCACGCGGCCCGTTCTTCCATGCGCTGTTCGACCGCCTGCGCGAACTCAACCGCGGACTCGATCGCGAATGGGGGCTCAACCTCGGCGGCCTGCTCTTCCGCCAGGCGCATACCGCGCTCGGCGGGCGGCTCAGGCTGGCGGTAAGCGGCGGCGCCGCCCTGCCCCAACGCATCGCCAGCTTCTTCAACGACATCGGCATCCGCCTGCTCGAAGGCTACGGGCTGACCGAGGCGGCGCCGGTGCTGAGTGTGGCGCGCCCCGACGAGGCGCTGGCCCCGGGCTCGGTCGGCAAGCCGCTCAACGGCGTAGAGATCAGGCTCGACTCCAACGGCGATGGCAGGCTCGGCGAGATCCTCGCCCGCGGGCCGAACGTGATGGCGGGCTATTACCGCAACCAGGCCGCGACCGACGAGGTACTGCGCGACGGATGGCTGCGCACGGGCGATCTCGGGCGCCTCGACGACGAGGGACGGCTGTACATCGTCGGGCGCGCCAAGGAAGTCATCGTCGATTCCGGCGGCAACAACATCTACATCGACGAGCTCGAAGAGGCCTACGGCCATTCGCCCTACGTCAAGGAACTCGCGATCGTCGGCCTCAAAGTCGCCCAGGGCGAGCAGGCGGCGGCGCTGGTGGTCCCGGCCTACGCGCGCGGGGAAAGCCGGCGCTCGGTCGAGGACAAGCTGCGCGCGCATTTCGAAAAGGTCGGCAACGGGCTCAGCCCGCACAAGCGCATCCGAATCCTGCGCTTCACCGACGCCGAGCTCCCGCGCACGCGCACGCGCAAGGTCCGACGCTCGGAGGTCGCCGCCATCCTGGAGCGGATGCTCCAGAGCCACGCCCAGGAGCGCGCGGCGGTCAGCGCCGAGGTCGAGCCGTGGCTCGCGCAGGCGCTCGCCCAGGTCTCGATCGGCGCCGATACGATCACGCCGGCGACCCGCCTGATCGAGGACCTCGGCCTGGATTCCCTCGCGCTGGCTGAGCTGGCCGAGCATATCGCAGCCCACGCCGGGCGCGAACTGAGCCCCGAGGAACTGGCCGATCTGCGCACGGTGGACGATCTCCAGCGGGTGGTCGGCCAGGAGAAGAACCGCCCCCGTTTGCCCTCGTACGCGAAGTTTGCCGAACCGTTCACGCCGGCGCTGCCGGGTCCGCTACGCCGCCTGGGCGAGGCGGCGTTCCGCTCGGCGCGACGCCTCGCATTCGACGGCTGGCTGCGGCCACGCGTGCTGGGCGCGGGCAACGTGCCCGCCAACCGCAACTTCCTGGTCGTCGCCAACCATGCGAGCCACCTCGATTTCGCGCTCGTCACCTACGCGCTCGGCGCGGCCGGGCGCGACCTGGTGGTGCTCGCGGCCAAGGACTATTTCTTCAACACCAGCGCGCGCCGCTTCGTCTTCAGCAACTTCACCCGCCTGATTCCATTCGATCGCGAGCGCGCGCAGCTCGACTCGCTCGACGACGCCCTGGCCGAGCTCGCCGCCGGACACAGCGTGCTGATGTTCCCCGAGGGCACGCGCTCACCCGACGGCGCGATTCACGAGTTCAAGAGCGGCGCGGGCTACCTGGCGCTGCGCAGCGGATGCGACGTGCTGCCGATCCGAATCAGCGGCACGCACGAAGTCCTGGGCAAGGGCGCCATCATTCCGCACCGCCATCCGGTCGAGGTCCGCATCGGACGCGTCCTGAGCAACGCCGAGGTGCGCGCGCTCGCCGACAACGGCGAAGGCGCGGGCGCCTATCGCAAGCTTGCCGACGCGATGCGCGCGGCGGTGCTGAGGCTGGGCGAACGGATGCCGGCCGAGGTCGCGCGCGTTGGCGCCGCGCGCAAGCCGGCGACCAGCGTCAACGGCGCCGCCGCCGGCGCGCATCCGAGCGGACCCGCCGAGGCCGCGAACGCAGACGCAGCGCCGCAAGCGCCGGCGGATACACCGCAACCGAACACGGGCGCGCATACGCTGGCTGAGCCGCGCAATGGCAATCGCAACCGCCGCGGCGCCGCGCGGGCCGGACGGCGCGCCAAGGGCTAG
- a CDS encoding DNA translocase FtsK → MRELAALALVALAAFSLLSLISAAAAEHPNLCGVVGEAAAAALDGVFGVQAYALVLMMAALAARVWSGASGRTLGGEAVGGAILLAALCAGAGLFSDGAQWVGGALGVSLSSILDQYLNLAGGYLAVLLTVIGALVVMLRRAPTEMVAGLAAGVRARRMASARDASGDDEAWVVEEPAGGAEANGARPAPPSAPGGGGARALKVRRIEPREAPARGNKPMRSGRAKGGYELPPLGLLDVPPAEHAQIDESALERSARVLEQKLADFGVEGRVVEVQPGPVVTMYKFEPGSGIKVSQIVNLADDLSMALRAATVRIQAPVPGEAVVGIEVPNRKREMVYLREILEAEEFVSARSQLTIALGKDISGRPVAADLATMPHLLIAGATGTGKSVSIHTMLGSILFNATADDVRFILIDPKMLELSVYENIPHLLVPVVVDPEKAAAALLWATQEMETRYRMMRELGVRNIDGYNRALAAGGKVVELKAANLVEEGVRPPVAGDDPEPIQHRKLPKIVIVIDELADLLLSEGKTVERDITRLAQKARAAGIHLILATQRPSVDVITGLIKANLPARISFQVTSRVDSRTILDSIGAERLLGAGDMLFMPPGTAKLRRLHGPFVSEAEIRRVADFLRAQGAPEYRMEILETKAPSEDGAEGADGEHDELYDEAVRIVLESNQASISMIQRRLRIGYNRAARMVEQMEREGLVTPGDGMRPREVRARN, encoded by the coding sequence ATGCGCGAGCTGGCCGCGCTCGCGTTAGTCGCGCTCGCCGCTTTCTCCCTGCTCAGCCTGATTTCAGCTGCGGCCGCTGAGCATCCCAACCTGTGTGGCGTAGTCGGCGAGGCGGCCGCGGCGGCGCTGGACGGAGTGTTCGGCGTGCAGGCTTACGCGCTGGTGCTGATGATGGCCGCGCTTGCGGCTCGCGTCTGGAGCGGCGCGTCTGGGCGCACGCTCGGAGGCGAGGCGGTCGGCGGCGCAATACTGCTCGCCGCGCTATGCGCCGGCGCTGGGCTTTTCAGCGACGGCGCGCAATGGGTGGGCGGCGCGCTCGGGGTGTCCCTTTCTTCGATCCTTGACCAATACCTCAACCTCGCCGGCGGGTACCTCGCGGTGCTGCTGACGGTGATCGGCGCGCTGGTCGTGATGCTGCGCCGGGCGCCGACCGAGATGGTGGCCGGACTGGCGGCCGGCGTGCGCGCGCGGCGCATGGCGTCGGCACGCGACGCGAGCGGCGATGATGAGGCATGGGTGGTGGAGGAGCCGGCAGGCGGCGCAGAGGCAAACGGCGCGCGGCCCGCTCCCCCATCCGCACCCGGCGGCGGGGGCGCGCGTGCGCTCAAGGTGCGCCGAATCGAGCCGCGCGAGGCGCCGGCGCGCGGCAACAAGCCGATGCGCTCAGGGCGCGCCAAGGGCGGCTATGAGCTACCGCCGCTGGGGCTGCTCGACGTCCCCCCGGCCGAGCATGCGCAGATCGACGAGTCGGCGCTCGAGCGCAGCGCGCGCGTGCTGGAGCAGAAGCTCGCCGACTTCGGCGTCGAGGGGCGCGTGGTCGAGGTCCAGCCCGGGCCGGTAGTCACGATGTACAAGTTCGAGCCGGGCTCCGGGATCAAGGTCAGCCAGATCGTTAATCTTGCCGACGACCTCTCGATGGCACTGCGCGCGGCCACCGTGCGTATCCAGGCGCCGGTGCCGGGCGAGGCAGTGGTCGGGATCGAAGTGCCCAACCGCAAGCGCGAGATGGTCTATCTGCGCGAGATCCTGGAGGCCGAGGAGTTCGTTTCAGCGCGCAGCCAGCTCACGATCGCGCTCGGCAAGGACATCTCCGGGCGTCCGGTGGCGGCCGACCTCGCGACGATGCCGCATCTGCTGATCGCGGGCGCGACCGGCACCGGCAAGTCGGTGTCAATCCATACGATGCTCGGCTCGATCCTGTTCAACGCCACCGCCGACGACGTGCGTTTCATCCTGATCGATCCCAAGATGCTCGAGCTTTCGGTGTACGAGAACATTCCGCATCTGCTGGTGCCGGTGGTGGTCGATCCGGAGAAGGCGGCGGCGGCGCTGTTGTGGGCGACCCAGGAGATGGAGACGCGCTACCGGATGATGCGCGAGCTGGGCGTACGCAATATCGACGGCTACAATCGCGCGCTCGCCGCCGGGGGCAAGGTGGTCGAGCTCAAAGCGGCCAACCTGGTTGAGGAAGGGGTGCGCCCGCCCGTGGCCGGCGACGACCCCGAACCGATCCAGCATCGCAAACTGCCCAAGATCGTCATCGTGATCGACGAGCTTGCCGACCTCCTGCTCTCCGAGGGCAAGACCGTCGAGCGCGACATCACGCGGCTTGCGCAAAAGGCGCGCGCCGCCGGAATCCATCTGATCCTCGCGACCCAGCGCCCCTCCGTGGACGTGATCACGGGGCTGATCAAGGCCAACCTGCCCGCGCGCATATCGTTTCAGGTCACCTCGCGCGTGGATTCGCGCACCATCCTCGATTCGATCGGCGCCGAGCGGCTGCTCGGCGCGGGCGACATGTTGTTCATGCCGCCGGGAACGGCCAAGCTGCGCCGCCTGCACGGCCCCTTCGTCTCCGAGGCCGAGATCCGGCGGGTGGCGGATTTCCTGCGCGCGCAGGGCGCGCCCGAGTACCGAATGGAAATCCTGGAGACCAAGGCGCCGTCGGAGGATGGCGCCGAGGGCGCCGACGGCGAGCACGACGAACTGTACGACGAGGCGGTGCGGATCGTGCTCGAGAGCAACCAGGCGTCTATCTCGATGATCCAGCGCCGGCTGCGAATCGGCTACAATCGGGCGGCGCGGATGGTCGAGCAGATGGAGCGCGAAGGGCTGGTGACGCCGGGTGACGGGATGCGGCCGCGCGAGGTGCGCGCACGCAACTAA
- a CDS encoding outer membrane lipoprotein carrier protein LolA encodes MLFNFRTLRDNRSGDNRARCSLPSMRALAASAIAVTAIASAAFARGLAVASNTVEPAATAAQPPPQTGSLSLEQVVTRLQRRYDATRSLRASFSEELSSPGGMKRTRTGTVSFRKGGRMRWEFGEPRVETIVSDGQTVYDYEPDLNQVVEVPVSKALKTSATAFLLGLGNLKRDFKAALPADPPADGLVHLALSPKGGGDQMELGLDPQNYNIVKFKLTDQVGNVTELRFRDIQTNLALEDSLFRFAVPPDADIVQPGQQ; translated from the coding sequence ATGCTGTTTAACTTCCGTACTCTCCGCGATAACCGATCGGGCGACAATCGCGCCCGGTGCAGTTTGCCTTCGATGCGTGCATTGGCTGCGTCGGCCATTGCGGTGACGGCGATTGCGTCGGCGGCGTTTGCGCGCGGCCTCGCGGTTGCGAGCAACACGGTTGAGCCGGCGGCAACAGCAGCGCAGCCCCCGCCGCAGACCGGATCGCTGAGCCTCGAACAGGTCGTTACCCGCTTGCAACGGCGCTACGACGCGACGCGTTCGCTGCGCGCAAGCTTCAGCGAGGAGCTCAGCAGCCCGGGCGGGATGAAGCGCACGCGCACGGGCACCGTCTCGTTCAGGAAGGGCGGGCGGATGCGATGGGAGTTCGGAGAGCCGCGAGTCGAGACGATCGTCAGCGACGGCCAGACGGTTTACGACTACGAGCCGGATCTGAACCAGGTGGTCGAAGTTCCGGTGAGCAAGGCGCTCAAAACCAGCGCGACCGCCTTCCTGCTCGGCCTGGGCAATCTCAAGCGAGACTTCAAAGCGGCGCTGCCAGCCGACCCACCTGCCGACGGCCTTGTCCATCTGGCTCTGAGCCCCAAGGGCGGTGGTGACCAGATGGAACTAGGGCTCGACCCGCAGAATTACAACATTGTGAAGTTCAAATTAACCGACCAGGTCGGCAATGTTACCGAACTGCGCTTTCGCGACATCCAGACAAATCTGGCCCTTGAGGATTCGCTGTTCCGGTTCGCCGTCCCGCCTGACGCAGACATCGTCCAGCCAGGGCAGCAATGA
- the rimO gene encoding 30S ribosomal protein S12 methylthiotransferase RimO has translation MESVHLVSLGCPKNTADSELMLGALVRAGFDVTLDPAQAQVLLVNTCAFIEPAKKESIEAILEAAEVKRGGHGKRLVVAGCLAQRYGTELAQQFPEIDIMVGTGNFLDLPELLRRSEQPELRAIPYPGAAHLLPAADAPRVRLGQWFSAYLKVSEGCDHRCAFCIIPKIRGRHQSRPPEDLVEEASQLAAGGVRELNLIAQDLTAYGRDLSPRTSLAALLKRLARIEQIRWIRLLYCYPNFVTDELLATIAGEERVVKYIDMPLQHADDGVLRAMRRERSGDGLRRLLDRVRKAIPDVVLRTSFIVGFPGESEAAFANLMGFVREQQFDRVGVFTYSREENTAAWALPDQVPERVKRRRRAELMQAQAEISLNRNRGLVGRELEVMVEGSAPGRATRMRGRTAGQAPEIDGVVLLGGEAAPGDFVRARVERAAAYDLHGRITAALA, from the coding sequence ATGGAGAGCGTCCACCTCGTAAGCCTCGGGTGCCCGAAAAACACCGCTGACAGCGAACTGATGCTGGGCGCGCTCGTCCGTGCGGGCTTCGACGTGACGCTCGATCCCGCGCAGGCGCAGGTGCTGCTGGTCAACACCTGCGCCTTCATCGAGCCGGCCAAAAAGGAATCGATCGAGGCAATCCTCGAGGCCGCCGAGGTCAAGCGCGGCGGGCATGGCAAGCGTCTGGTGGTTGCCGGATGCCTCGCGCAGCGCTACGGCACGGAGCTCGCCCAGCAGTTTCCCGAAATCGACATCATGGTCGGCACCGGCAACTTCCTCGATCTGCCCGAGCTGCTGCGCCGCAGCGAGCAGCCCGAACTGCGCGCGATTCCCTATCCCGGCGCGGCGCATCTGCTGCCAGCGGCGGACGCTCCGCGGGTCAGGCTGGGCCAGTGGTTCAGCGCCTATCTGAAGGTTTCCGAGGGCTGCGACCATCGATGCGCCTTCTGCATCATCCCGAAGATCCGCGGCCGGCACCAAAGCCGCCCGCCCGAAGACCTGGTCGAAGAGGCGTCGCAACTCGCCGCAGGCGGCGTGCGCGAGCTCAATTTGATCGCGCAGGACCTGACCGCCTACGGGCGCGACCTGAGCCCGCGTACCTCGCTGGCCGCGCTGCTGAAGCGGCTTGCGCGGATTGAGCAGATCCGCTGGATCCGGCTGCTCTATTGCTATCCTAACTTCGTCACCGACGAGCTGCTTGCCACTATCGCCGGCGAGGAGCGGGTGGTTAAGTATATCGATATGCCCTTGCAACACGCTGACGACGGGGTGCTGCGCGCGATGCGACGCGAGCGCTCGGGCGACGGCCTGCGCAGGCTGCTCGACCGGGTGCGCAAGGCGATTCCCGACGTTGTCCTGCGCACGTCGTTCATCGTCGGCTTTCCCGGCGAGAGCGAGGCCGCGTTCGCCAATCTGATGGGGTTCGTGCGCGAGCAGCAATTCGACCGGGTGGGAGTTTTTACTTACTCGCGCGAGGAGAATACGGCAGCTTGGGCATTGCCCGACCAGGTGCCGGAACGGGTCAAACGCCGCCGGCGCGCCGAGCTGATGCAGGCGCAGGCGGAAATTTCGTTGAACAGAAACCGCGGCCTAGTTGGCCGCGAGCTGGAGGTCATGGTCGAAGGAAGCGCGCCCGGGCGCGCCACGCGCATGCGCGGGCGCACCGCAGGGCAGGCTCCCGAGATCGATGGCGTGGTGCTGCTCGGCGGCGAGGCCGCGCCGGGCGATTTCGTCCGCGCGCGCGTCGAGCGCGCGGCGGCCTACGACCTCCACGGGCGGATCACCGCCGCGTTGGCGTAA
- a CDS encoding P-loop NTPase, with protein sequence MATRIFCELQPEGTAGGEAEREIAPLRLHEARAVVAIASGKGGVGKTAICVNLAAALAMAGRKVAIVDADLNSPGVFVMLGMKPLRRFQPDEEIEPAAGPLGIRTVSSALFADGEQPAFSFLEGDEGAPAASANGARPLELDHRAAVRRMLAARFGPLDIILVDLASGLAQLHYLARLVELAGVIMVTQPSEAAVRATRNALDAIRHAGLPVLGLIENMVGFSCDSCHAVRPLFPQSDVASLAQAGDLAILGRLPFDPRLADCCERGALFLREYADTPLAKQFVTIASTLEHELARHPVPRLSPVTTV encoded by the coding sequence TTGGCAACAAGAATCTTCTGCGAGTTGCAGCCTGAAGGCACGGCGGGAGGCGAGGCCGAGCGCGAAATCGCGCCGCTCAGGCTGCACGAGGCGCGCGCGGTCGTCGCGATCGCCAGCGGCAAGGGCGGCGTCGGTAAGACCGCGATCTGCGTCAACCTCGCCGCCGCGCTGGCGATGGCCGGGCGCAAGGTCGCGATCGTCGACGCGGATCTTAATTCGCCCGGCGTGTTCGTGATGCTGGGGATGAAGCCGCTTCGGCGCTTCCAGCCCGATGAGGAGATCGAACCCGCCGCCGGACCGCTCGGGATAAGGACGGTGTCGTCGGCCCTGTTTGCCGACGGCGAGCAGCCCGCCTTCAGCTTCCTCGAAGGCGACGAAGGCGCGCCCGCGGCGTCGGCCAACGGCGCGCGGCCGCTCGAGCTTGACCATCGCGCGGCAGTGCGCCGGATGCTGGCGGCGCGCTTCGGCCCGCTCGACATAATCCTGGTCGATCTCGCTTCCGGACTGGCGCAGCTGCACTATCTGGCCAGACTGGTTGAACTGGCGGGCGTCATAATGGTCACGCAGCCGAGCGAGGCCGCGGTGCGCGCCACCCGCAACGCGCTCGACGCGATCCGGCACGCGGGCCTGCCCGTGCTGGGCCTGATCGAAAACATGGTCGGTTTCAGCTGCGACAGCTGCCACGCGGTGCGTCCGCTCTTTCCGCAGAGCGACGTCGCGAGCCTTGCGCAGGCCGGCGACCTCGCGATTCTCGGCCGGCTGCCGTTCGACCCGCGGCTTGCCGACTGTTGCGAGCGCGGCGCGCTATTCCTGCGCGAGTATGCCGACACCCCGCTGGCGAAGCAGTTCGTCACGATAGCCTCGACGCTCGAGCACGAGCTCGCCCGCCATCCGGTTCCCCGCCTCTCGCCGGTAACGACCGTCTAA
- a CDS encoding TraR/DksA family transcriptional regulator yields the protein MKARLLSEIDSELRAEREGNKSEGMDTYDLASEERDREISFILSDRERVKIKQIDDALARLDDGSYGVCDSCGLEIAEERLQAMPFTRLCRDCQQDQEREAKAQHRYDDERNTYRKLGSTDVDEENP from the coding sequence ATGAAGGCCAGGCTGCTTAGCGAAATCGACTCTGAGTTGCGCGCCGAGCGCGAAGGCAACAAGAGCGAGGGCATGGACACCTACGACCTCGCCTCCGAGGAACGCGACCGCGAGATCAGTTTCATCCTCTCCGACCGCGAACGCGTGAAGATCAAGCAGATCGACGACGCGCTCGCGCGGCTGGACGACGGCAGCTACGGCGTGTGCGATTCGTGCGGGCTGGAAATCGCCGAAGAGCGTCTGCAGGCGATGCCGTTCACCCGGCTGTGCCGCGACTGCCAGCAGGACCAGGAGCGCGAGGCCAAGGCGCAGCATCGTTACGACGACGAGCGCAACACCTACCGCAAGCTCGGTTCGACCGACGTCGACGAGGAAAACCCCTAG